In a single window of the Acetivibrio clariflavus DSM 19732 genome:
- a CDS encoding DUF4179 domain-containing protein has protein sequence MNDLEKLLTYKREELLNIEVPEEMEDCLRNALNKRKKHIPKSAIAAALIAVLLFAYSFDSLAYYGRKFIGYDNVTYGSLKELNEEGKGQEINKSCVFSNGIEVTLDGIIFDDNELVAFYKIKSTKEKLDPLKYDISMHLYGINLMGYHAKSGQREFRDDYNNICVAWFEAPAFYEKWMKLNISLRIDDTVEERTIKFTLDRNKAMKKTVEKKLDAKVKLGDYEVYFDKLTASSLSTYIKGKVKVSADNAKGALERDIISEYERGLQFIDFDIVTDKGEKVNLNNRSTENSGNEIRFVKSGDALPKEFNTLEIKNIRFENYKIIDKSFDVSVETKNLKVDDEVIVKEIYYEGDETCIVVSSRDIPIMQVNVGDDTGILNYDQYKNDVENEKTVERTFRFAGKPKEIKLQFKGMVNYIYTDETISIPVD, from the coding sequence ATGAATGATTTGGAAAAATTATTAACTTATAAGAGAGAAGAACTACTTAATATCGAAGTCCCGGAAGAGATGGAAGATTGCTTGAGAAATGCCCTTAATAAAAGAAAAAAACATATACCTAAAAGTGCTATTGCAGCAGCTCTTATTGCAGTTTTACTATTTGCCTATAGTTTTGATAGTCTTGCCTATTATGGCAGAAAATTTATTGGGTATGACAATGTTACTTATGGAAGTTTAAAAGAGCTAAATGAGGAAGGAAAAGGACAGGAAATTAACAAATCATGTGTTTTTAGTAATGGGATTGAGGTAACATTAGATGGGATAATATTTGACGATAATGAATTGGTAGCGTTTTACAAAATAAAAAGTACAAAAGAAAAGTTAGATCCTTTAAAATATGATATTTCCATGCACCTATATGGAATCAATCTTATGGGATATCACGCAAAAAGCGGACAGAGGGAATTTAGGGATGATTACAATAATATATGTGTTGCTTGGTTTGAGGCACCTGCTTTTTATGAAAAATGGATGAAGCTGAATATTTCGCTGCGTATAGATGACACAGTGGAAGAGAGAACGATTAAATTTACTTTGGACAGAAATAAAGCTATGAAAAAGACAGTTGAGAAAAAGCTTGACGCTAAGGTTAAGCTAGGCGATTATGAGGTTTATTTTGACAAATTAACAGCATCTTCATTGAGTACTTATATAAAAGGAAAAGTAAAAGTTTCGGCCGATAATGCAAAGGGTGCTCTTGAAAGAGATATTATATCTGAGTATGAACGCGGTTTACAATTTATTGATTTTGATATTGTAACCGACAAGGGAGAAAAAGTTAATCTTAACAATAGAAGTACTGAAAATTCAGGAAATGAAATAAGATTTGTCAAAAGCGGAGACGCTTTACCAAAGGAATTCAATACATTGGAGATTAAGAATATAAGATTTGAGAATTATAAGATTATAGATAAATCTTTTGATGTATCGGTTGAAACAAAAAATCTCAAAGTAGATGATGAGGTTATTGTAAAGGAAATTTACTATGAAGGTGATGAGACTTGTATTGTTGTTTCCAGCAGAGATATACCTATTATGCAAGTGAATGTCGGTGATGATACAGGAATATTGAACTACGATCAATACAAAAATGATGTTGAAAATGAAAAAACTGTTGAAAGAACGTTTCGCTTTGCCGGCAAACCAAAAGAGATTAAGTTGCAATTTAAAGGTATGGTCAATTATATATATACTGATGAAACAATAAGTATTCCTGTTGATTAA